A genomic window from Labrus bergylta chromosome 7, fLabBer1.1, whole genome shotgun sequence includes:
- the LOC110003133 gene encoding transcription factor Maf-like, with translation MASELAMSNSDLPTSPLAMEYVNDFDLMKFEVKKEPVEPDRSISQCSRLVAGGSLSSTPMSTPCSSVPPSPSFSAPSPGSGSEQKAHLEDFYWMTGYQQQLNPEALGFSPEDAVEALISSSHQLQTFDGYARGQQFGGAAGPGGTMGGEEMGSAAAVVSAVIAAAAAQNGTPHLHHHHHHHHHPGSHHPSSGSQSGAGNHQHLRLDDRFSDEQLVTMSVRELNRQLRGVSKEEVIRLKQKRRTLKNRGYAQSCRYKRVQQRHVLEGEKTQLIQQVDHLKQEISRLARERDAYKEKYEKLISTGFRENGGSASDNNPSSPEFFMTSRKFLHL, from the exons ATGGCATCAGAGCTGGCAATGAGCAACTCCGACCTGCCCACCAGTCCCCTGGCCATGGAATATGTTAATGACTTCGATCTGATGAAGTTTGAAGTGAAAAAGGAGCCGGTGGAGCCCGATCGCAGCATCAGCCAGTGCAGCCGCCTGGTCGCCGGGGGATCCCTGTCTTCCACCCCGATGAGCACGCCTTGCAGCTCGGTTCCCCCCTCGCCAAGCTTCTCGGCGCCCAGTCCGGGATCAGGGAGCGAACAGAAAGCGCACTTGGAGGATTTCTACTGGATGACCGGGTACCAACAGCAGTTGAACCCCGAGGCTCTGGGCTTTAGCCCGGAGGACGCCGTAGAGGCGCTGATCAGCAGCAGTCACCAGCTCCAGACCTTCGATGGCTATGCCAGGGGGCAGCAGTTCGGTGGCGCAGCCGGGCCAGGAGGCACCATGGGCGGGGAGGAGATGGGATCAGCGGCCGCCGTGGTGTCCGCGGTTATCGCCGCAGCCGCAGCTCAGAACGGGACACCgcacctccaccaccatcaccatcaccaccaccacccaggGTCACACCACCCCTCCTCCGGGTCTCAGTCCGGCGCAGGAAACCACCAGCACCTGCGACTGGACGACCGCTTCTCGGACGAGCAGCTGGTGACCATGTCGGTGCGGGAACTGAACCGGCAGCTCCGGGGGGTCAGCAAGGAAGAGGTGATCCGTCTgaaacagaagaggaggacACTAAAGAACAGAGGCTATGCCCAGTCCTGCCGCTACAAGCGGGTCCAGCAGCGGCACGTCCTGGAGGGAGAGAAGACGCAGCTCATACAGCAGGTGGACCACCTCAAGCAGGAGATCTCGCGGCTCGCCAGGGAGAGGGACGCCTACAAAGAGAAATACGAGAAGCTCATCAGCACCGGCTTCCGAGAAAACGGGGGCTCCGCCAGCGACAACAACCCCTCATCCCCGGAGTTTTTCAT GACATCAAGAAAATTCCTCCACCTGTGA